A window from Candidatus Zixiibacteriota bacterium encodes these proteins:
- a CDS encoding 4'-phosphopantetheinyl transferase superfamily protein yields MDLQSFSEDLSLGVDIESIVRFEEMIRRFKRSTMKRVYTDREQAYCFAKKNPAPSLAARFAFKEATFKALSPLGQKIYYRQVQIVNSPSGAPEAEFL; encoded by the coding sequence ATGGACCTGCAATCATTTTCAGAGGACCTCAGCCTCGGCGTAGACATCGAATCAATCGTGCGCTTTGAGGAGATGATCAGGCGTTTCAAACGCTCGACGATGAAGAGGGTATATACCGATCGCGAGCAGGCTTATTGTTTTGCCAAAAAGAATCCGGCACCGTCACTGGCCGCACGTTTCGCCTTCAAAGAGGCCACATTCAAAGCACTGTCACCATTGGGCCAGAAGATTTATTACCGCCAGGTACAAATAGTCAACAGTCCCTCCGGGGCGCCTGAGGCAGAATTTCTG